Genomic DNA from Salvia miltiorrhiza cultivar Shanhuang (shh) chromosome 1, IMPLAD_Smil_shh, whole genome shotgun sequence:
atagattgtgggatgagtcactttgcctaaaaaactactcaccttaccaaagagccctcattacaacccaatgaaagccctttttgatctttatttataacacattgaagtatagagagttaaatggcaagcctatggaAGATTGCATACAtgattcaatttgagtgcaaacacttccaatctaaacacttgagagttgagtgcatcattgaaacatccacctttgtgaggattcaagcttggaggccatAATATTGAACTCTTCATCACTTGTGATCTCTTGAAATGCATTTCTACTTGCGATAcacttttgaaatattttttaaaaaaatttgaagcccttgaaatgacaccaattcattctcacatgttagttatcttttatttctcttctctttgttgtttggggacaaacaacgctttaagtttgggaggttgacaaacatggttttcataCCCCAATTCcacatgaattgttgtcatttttcttCATGTTTTGATTGTGAGTGCTTGTTTGTACCTTAATGTTATGCTTTGTTGAGATTTgatgcttggtatagtttttggagtgttttcaggaaaaatcaaggactAATTgaaggattttgaagacatgagattaaagtacgtctcgagaggaatccgtgagcgcaaacgacgaccaaatccgagtccggacgagggagaacggagcaaaacgagcagACTGCGCAAAGAGCCCAGTAGCCCGCGGCCGCGGAGAGGGACCGCGACAAACTCGCCCTCGACGCCAAAGGacccccgcggtcaccacccgcggccgcggggtgggatcGCGGGTTCCCTGCTATTTTCCCACGTTTCCTAGCCGCGGTCACGGGTTGTGACCGCGGGAAAaaggcggggctcccccaagtGGACCCCAGACGCGAATTTGAGCTCTAAAACTCATTTTCCCCCCATTCTTCATATCCATCATCTTTCCCACACATTTTCATCTTCCCTAacactccaattccaaaccaTAGCCTCCATTTCTaccattttctctcttccaTACATTAGAACAACACCAGAATTaaagaaagaaggggaagacttggaaatgagctcatcaagactacatgattgaaaacaacttattaatagtatttagaagtttgaattcaccaatccttgtgggatacgaccttgcttccacttattgcaactataccgtatacttgcggcgtggtgaaaataatagcgaacaccCACCTATAATGAGACTCTTTTTTTagacacgggaattaagaaatgtgtgttttgtgtgtaggtAAAGAAAGTAAAAATGTGATTAAAAGGTAaattttttacccaaaaagaaaagagtctAAAATAGATGAGACGCCCAAAAAGGATAGAGTCTCAAGATAAGTGGGACTGATGGAGTAATACACAAACGACAAACAACACATTGgtttagataaaaatatgagAGCTTTGATATTGTATAGATTTGATTTAATATATAAGgccatttaaaataatattcttacaataaaactaaaatttagaGTTATTcatttgagttaatatataaaactatccactttcatattgtaaagataaaaattgtccactaaaataaaaataataaaaactgtccactttttaattgaaaagacagaaataccctCCTTTAAAAATACGtactttctctttctctcattctcttctctctctccactctctttctctctcttctccctcacgGTACACTcccttcccccttctctctctctccctccctcccttcGAGCTCAGATCGCCGGCGAAGCGTCGCTGCCTCGGCCTTGTCGCCTTCGCCATCTCTCTATCGatgtactctctctctctctctccctctctccgcCCGTCTGCCGCGCCGGCGCCGCTCAATCTCCGGCAATCGCAGCGGCAGCGCCGCAtagccaccaccaccgcgatGCCTCTTTCTATCTCTTTCTCTCGATTCTGACTTGGAGTCGTCGGATTCAATTTGTGGAGAAACGCAGCCGCAATTGCGGTGGTAGATCTCCGGCAATCGCAGTAGCAGCGCcgcacaaccaccaccaccgcgacgcCTCtgtctatctctctctctctcgattctaACTTGGAGTCGTCGGATTCAACTTGTGGAGAGTTATGTGATATCagcaatttttaaaataatattgacCTTGCCATTTGGGAATTTCTTCCGAATTGGTAGAATCTTGATTTTTATATGAACTATTTCTGTCGAATTAGGCAAAGAGATCGATTCAAATagtatcaaattttataatgcACTCAATTTTGTGATTGGCATTTATCacccttgatgatgatgatgatgatgatgtaacATGTTTCTTTTGTCTTATACTACTGTAACACTGTTTAATATCTATTGAAATTTTTGTGGTGTTAAACtgtttaatttaaaatgatGCATTAAGAGGCTATATTAGTGGCAGTACTGAATAATGCAGCCTTTACATGGTGTTTATTTGCACTATTGTGAAGCTTAATACATGATGTCTGAAACTTAAATGTATCTACATTCATGATAAAGTTGTTGAGCTTCTTGAGTTTGATTTTTAAGTTATCAGATTCAAAGTATTGTGATTGAAGCATGAGTTGATAGTTGTTAGTTGTTTTCATGGATGCTCAGAGTTCCATGTAGAATCGGCAGTTGCCAAACACCGGTGGAGGTGATGGCCTGCGCGAGTGAATTCCTCCCCGAGTTTGTGGTGAATGCCCTTCTCTATCCGGGAGCAGTTAAGCGGGCTCTGATGAAGGGCGCAGCCGTGCCAAGCCCTGATCAACTGCTGCATCCTTACAAGTTTAAGAAAGGGAAAAAAACTGATCTCAGACAGTTGGAGGTTTAAGTTTGCATGATTAAGTTTAGGTAGCTAGGCTATAATGAATGTGTTTTGTGATGTCTGGTTTAATCCATTTGAGCACAGGTTATTGTAGGCAGCTACCTGTGTGTCGCGGGGGCTTTTGTAGGGCTTCTAAGGCGCGGGAGAATGAGTTACCTCGGCTTAACCCTCATCCTACGGGGCATCGCGAGGGAAATGTTTTTTGGTGGGAAACATGCTACTAAAGCTCCTTGCTTATTTCCACAGATGATAATCACTATGGTTATCGCCTTCTTCTCTATGAGACGGGATGTCAGAAAGCTTCTCAAGTGTTGCATTCCCGACTGCGTTGCTAAACGCCTCAAGAATCGCTCCAAAGCCAAATACAGTTGAGTTTGTGTTTTGGTTCAAAACTGCTCATTTTGCTCTGTTTTTGGCAGAATATATGCATAGGATATTTTTCTGTGTATTTTCAGGGTAGAGAGTATGTGATATCAGCAAATTCTTGGTGGCCTTGGGGTGGTTGAAGTGGAAAGGGAAGAGTCGGCGGCTGGGGTGTTGTCTTCGACATCTTGCTCCAGATCTGGAGAGTCGGTGGCTGTTGTCTTCCACCTTCCTCCTCCGCGAGGCCCGCGTGGACGCCACCGACCTCCGCTACGTCATCCACCGCCGCCCCCGCTTCCTCGCCTGCAGCGTGGAGCGGCAGCTCCGCCCCGCTCTCTACTTCATCCAGGGCACAATCGGCATCGAGGACGTCAGCAGATTCACCTTCCTGCTATCGTGCTCCGTCGAATCGAAGCTTATTCCCCGAATTGATTACCTGCAGAAATTAAGGTTTCCGTACAGGGACGCGATCCTGATGTTCCGGCGCTTCCCGTCGCTCTTCTGCTACAACATCAAGGAGAATTTCGAGCCCAAATTCGACTATTTTGTGGTGGAGATGGGGAGGGAATTGAAGGAATTGGTGGCGTTTCCGCATTACTTCTCATTTAGCTTGGAGACGGGGGTGGAGTTAGTGtttgttccttttttttttatttgagtgtgATGGTGAATTTCACccaatctaattaatatttctctTATTTTGCCATGTTCTTCTTATTTCtcgattttaatttgattttacgACCAAatcaatgaattcacaacttaatattcttgaattcacaaccagatatatgaattcacaactttatgtttttaaatttagaactagatctatgaattcacaaccagctcgatgaattcacaacttaatgttcttgaattcacaatcagctcgatgaattcacaacttaatattgttCAATTCATCACaatcaaatctatgaattcacaaccaaaataaattctagttttagtcgtgaattcaaactttaaaaattcaaattcacaactacttgaattcacaaccaaaataaattcttgttgtgaattaaattctggttgtgaattcgactgattgtgaattcacaatcaaaaaattctgattgtgaattaaattttggttgtgaattcacacccagtcgaattcacaacaaaatttTTTTGgctatgaattaaattttggttgtaaattcacaaccaaaaatttattgttgtgaattcgactgtgtagggtttagggtttaggttaggttttagggtttagggtttagggtttagagtggatttaggatttagggtttatgttttagggtttagggtttagagtgggtttacggtttagggtttatgttttagggtttagggtttaaagtggatttagggtttaggatttagagtgggcttaggcttgtgaattcacaatcaaaaaattcttgttgtgagttcgactgtttaaggttcagggttaagggtttagggtttagggtttgtCGTTTAAagtgagtttagggtttagggtttagggtttagagtggatttaggatttagggtttaggttttagggtttagggtttagagtggatttagggtttaggatttagagtgggcttaggcttgtgaattcacaatcaaaaaattcttgttgtgagttCGATTGTTTAAGGTtaagggtttagggtttatgatttagagtgagtttagggtttagggtttagggtttagatagggtttagggtttagggttgtgaattaaattttcgttgtgaattcgactggttttgaattcacaaccaaaaaattcttattgtgaattaaatttaggttgtgaattcacaaccaaaaaaatctggttgtgaattaaattttgattgtgaattcgactggttgtgaattcacaaaccaaaaattctggttgtgaattcgattggttgtgaattcacaaccagcgtgaattcacaactaaaaacttttggttgtgaattgcgggatttttttaaggggtgatgtaaagtggacatttttttaatttttaatgtgaagggtattttggtaacagtggacattttttaagttttttattttagtggacattttttatctttacaatatgaaagtgaccattttaaaaatccactctattcattttttatatcttcaaaacataaatttatTTGGTCAAGGAAATGCACACGTACAATcacaaaaaataacataataaaaAACATATCACACTTAATAAAATTAGGCCAAAAAGAAATTTCAACAACATTTTACgtaatttattactccctccgtccaccaatcaactacccatttgatagtcggcacggaaactaagaaagctgaaaaaggtggtgtaaaagtggtgtaaatgactaaaagggtagtgtcaatatattttgattacttttactaatctttcattagaacattattttaatgccttgacttattaaagtgttccttttttttaataaactatttctttctttctttttttactctttaattaaataaactaaaaactcagaaaataaataaactggaaataaataaataaataaactgaaaattcgaaaataaataaataaataaataaactaaaatctgaaaaattatttttttagaaaataaataaactcgaattaaataaataattaaactgaaaattcaaaaataaataaataaattaattaaactctgaaaaattattttttttagaaaataaataagcttaaagttcgaaaataaataaacaaactgaaaaatcgaaaataaataaattaattaaaatctgaaaaattattttttttagaaaataaataaacttatagttcgaaaatagataaataaactgaaaatactgaaaataaataaaccggaaattaataaataaactgaaaattcgaaaataaataaataaataaactgaaaattaggaaaataaataaaatggaattaaataaataaataaactgaaaatttgaaaataaataaataaacttaaaattcagaaaataaataaataaacttaaaattcgaaaataaataaattggaaataaataaataaataaactgaaaattcgaaaataaataaataaattaattaaaatctgaaaaattatattttttagaaaataaataaacttaaagtcgaaaataaataaataaactgaaaattcagaaaataaataaattggaaataaataaataaataaactgaaaattcgaaaataaataaataaataaataaactaaaatctgaaaaattatttttttagaaaataaataaactcgaattaaataaataattaaactgaaaattcaaaaataaataaataaattaattaaactctgaaaaattattttttttagaaaataaataagcttaaagttcgaaaataaataaataaactgaaaaatcgaaaataaataaattaattaaaatctgaaaaattattttttttagaaaataaataaacttatagttcgaaaatagataaataaactgaaaatactgaaaataaataaaccggaaattaataaataaactgaaaattcgaaaataaataaataaataaactgaaaattaggaaaataaataaaatggaattaaataaataaataaactgaaaatttgaaaataaataaataaacttaaaattcagaaaataaataaataaacttaaaattcgaaaataaataaattggaaataaataaataaataaactgaaaattcgaaaataaataaataaattaattaaaatctgaaaaattatattttttagaaaataaataaacttaaagtcgaaaataaataaataaactgaaaattcagaaaataaataaattggaaataaataaataaactgaaaattcagaaaataaataaaacggaattaaataaataaataaactaaaaattcgaaaataaataaactggaaataaataaactgaaaatttgaaaataaataaactggaaatgaataaataaactgaaaattcgaaaataaataaactgaaaatttagaaaataaataaactggaaataaataaatgaataaataaactgaaaattgaaaaataaataaactggaattaaaatttttggaaaataaataaataaatcaactgaaaactggaagggtagagtgtggtgggtccaactaaaatttaaaattttttggaaaataaataaataaatcaactaaaatttaaaatatcttactccatttaattaacatcaaaattggattaagtagacaagtaatggtagagtgtggtgggtctaattggtaaagtgtagtaatttaaaaagtaagggagggtatataagtccaaaaagcagagtagttagttaattggtggacaaaattttagaggcaaatgggtagttgattggtggacagagggagtactattaaGTGCGAAATTATTACACAGAAATATAAAATGGAACTCACAAAAGCACACTTATCGCACTATCCCGCTACACACTGACATCTAACGGTGAGTTCTCACTATGAAGGGCCCTTATCAACGGCCAAGAAACTTTTCACATCAAACGCGGATCCTCATCTGGAGTCGTCGATAATCATTCCAATCCAACGGCACAAATTTCCCAAAAAACCAAATATATACTCCTCCCTCTAAAACACATTTACATTTCAAAACAAATTACTAACTCCCGATTTCAGAAAGCAGAGCTCAGGCGAAAGATGTCGGGCAGAGGAAAAGGCGGGAAGGGGCTGGGCAAGGGCGGCGCCAAGCGCCACCGCAAGGTGCTGAGGGACAACATCCAGGGCATCACCAAGCCGGCCATCCGCCGCCTGGCGAGGCGTGGTGGCGTTAAGCGTATCAGCGGCCTCATCTACGAGGAGACGCGCGGCGTGCTCAAGATCTTCCTCGAGAACGTCATCCGCGACGCCGTCACTTACACCGAGCACGCCCGCCGGAAAACCGTGACGGCGATGGACGTTGTCTACGCGCTCAAGAGGCAAGGCCGCACTCTCTACGGGTTCGGTGGATGAGCTGTTAGGGTTGGGGTTTGCGTCCGATGTAAATTTAGTGTTTATTTTGGTGTTTTTGAATTTGGTGTTGTCAACTGTTATTTAGATTGCTCTATGGTGTTTTGCTTGAAGTCGATTGAGAattggaatatatatattttgttgctATTACCTTTTGGATTGCAATGAAGCGTTAATTTCCAAATTTGTGATGTTATTTCGGTTTCTACATTTATTAATTCGGGACTAGTTTTACAGAATCGCCATTGTTGGATATGGTTTTGAGATGCTTGCAGGTTCTAAATATTGTATCTATGCTTTGTGAATTAACCATCCTTTTTGTGAGCAAAATGTAGCTGTACAGAGCCGCCAttctatctttttctttttagtttttacactCATCTTTTTTCTCTCATACATTGAGAGAGTACAGAACCGCCATTGTTGAAtctatttgtttttcatatttGCCGCTTGGTTTTTGAGATTTTTGCAGAGTTATAATTTGTGAGTTTGCATAAATCAGTTGTAATTTGTGTGCGCACAATTTAGGCAGGAAAAGCGGGCGCCACATAATTTGCCATTGTTGGCGCTTAAATTGAAACTAGTatgtgcccgctcgtgcgatgcacgaccatcatcgaaattgaacgataatttaaataaataaataaaaatgttaaacataatatatatatatatatatatataagtaaatataaacataaatgatctcaataaaaaataaattattcacaatataatctcaataaaaatattaatctaaaaacattcaaattttcaattattgaaatagcaattaattcatttaattgataatgtgtataaatttataaataaataaattatgaaatatcaaaagcaagtatagatgataatgagtatcattatggatcatataatattctaagatgtacaaaactatttatttacatatagtataactgtagtttaatatagttttcgaatgcatatttatgaggtcattttgtttatgctcaaattttaaaataaagttacaatgtatacatttttttttcaattggaaagtgaaaaaataaagggtttaacatgagatatgtgtcgttcattttccaaaataaaatgtatacaatttcagtaaatttaaataaatgtgctactaaaaaattaaactcttcaatttacttttattttttatttttaaagaaaatcgataatggttctctaattactgattttccaatgagtaattttgaagcttaaaaatttgatttttaagatatactatatattagttatttatctacaaatttatattaatataaagttgacctttaaaaaaatatttttaagctaaagatttctaaaatgaacaaatataagtttcatcattgtaattgcattaaactgatataataaaaatataaatagtaaaatataaaaaatactgatctatagtaaaaacataaaaaaataaaataaaaaaaatatggaaaaaggaatgaaagaaccgtgaattttaaaaaatgagaaatgagagaggagatgatagaggagagaagagagaggagagagaaaaaaataatttggtgactttaaactataataacttattggttttaaatttattttttataatttttacatcaaattaaagatatcgtcattatctttaatttaacatccatattgaatatttttttataaattaaagttgatgaatttaaaagaaaatcaaattgaataaatatatttgaatagtgttttctaagtaattaatatattttgttgaattagtgtgaaataaattagtaatgcatTGCACGTAAAAAAATGCAGTTTTTAGTGCATGCTCCATTTTTTTAGACGTGGGATTTGTAagttgtaatttaatttaagttagtttaatccattttttgtgtatatataatatgacattattttttgaaggaatcacaaaatcgccattcaaatcaatttcaaattgatttgaaatcaatttcaaattgaaaacggctcttttaatatagtatagatttggTTTTGGTTGTTTTGTTAGTGCTGATTTCACGACTTAATTTGTTTGGTTGAGTAGTTAAATTAGTTCTCTACTAGTCACTAAAGAGCTATTAGAGATTCCACAAAAAAGATTCAACTCTTGGATTATTTTTTACGCTTGATTTCGATTTATGTGAATCcaaactaaaaaataattatacaaaaaatatgtcCTTCTGTCGACAAAATAGAATTCCGTTTAAGGATaaatacgagttttaataaaattgttaaaattGTCGTAAGTAAAATAAAGGTACAATTTGTAGAGttaattttcatataaaaaaatagaataaaagtaGTATATTATTAGTTagaaaatagaataaaagtataatttatagttaaatataagaGAAAATGTATGATGTGATGGTTTAAAAAgtttaatgatattttttttgtggAAAAAAAAGGGTAAGTAGAATTATTTTTCATGGATGGATGAATTGTTATACCTTTTTCTTTCCAGAGAACTCTTAAGATTATTCATTGTCGTGACACTTATCCAATCGAACCTAACTCAACTTTTCAATAATTCATCTACGTACACAATCCACAACTTAATAATACTCCCCCGTCCTGTAAAGATAGTGTTAATAAAATTGGTTAAGTATGTTATGGTgaagaaatggtcccaccataaACATAGTGTCCCACCATAAACAtattgttaataatgataattaattgtattgtgaataTAGAGATGGTTCCAACATGTGGTAGAATAGGGGTCCAAGattttaaataccaaaaattaaataagataagtTTTTTAGCCTCAACTTAAATacaactcttttgtataccaaaagAGCTTAAAAGACTAAAAGACCCTTACATTATATGATTAAAGaaaagcaagaaaaaaaaaaagagaagaccAACTTCTCGGCCCCTCCCCCTCCACCCCCACATtcaaaaatttctctctctctcacaactCACGACACATATGAATATAGCTGAACCATGAGTTTCTGTAATTGAGAATAACCGAAAGCATGTTACAGAAATATAATAACTCAATCAGTTTTTATTCACAAGACAAAAGGCATAAATGGCATCAACAGACTAGAATTTTATGCGAGATAAGTGCGTTTTAACAGATTAGCTTTTGAACCAAGTACTCAAGATAGCATTAACATTTATGAGATTCATAGAGTACTAGATACCACAAGAATTCCTTTTACACCGCAATTGGGGATCGAACTTAGCATTTGGGGGAAAGTGGGGAGGGCATTGTGTTGTACCTGTTCCATTAAACAAGGAGAAGGGCGGATGCCTTGATTCCATCGGACCAGAGAAGCAGCGACTCGACGGCGTCGAACCAGAGAGAAGAATGTGGTCGGAAACGGCCGTCTGCTCCGTTGGGTTCCGGAAAAAAGGGTCGCCGGATTTTGGGACAGGGGCGGCGGGCCGCTAGTCCTTGTGAGCGGAGGATTCAGCGAGGATGAGAGATTGAGAGAGGAAGGGCAATGGGGCTGGAGTCAGAGGCGGGGGAAAGAGTCGACCTCGCCGGAATTTGCAGAACAGCGGCTGTAATTTCTGAGGTCGAAGCTAGGGCTCGACTTCTGCCTCGAAATGTGAGTGGAATCGGTGGCGAGGCGCGGCCTCATCGGAAATTCAAAGGTTCTGGCGTGAGGCAACAATTCATGCCGGCGACGTGAAGGTGTCCTCGACGGAAGCG
This window encodes:
- the LOC131006540 gene encoding uncharacterized protein LOC131006540, whose product is MLRVPCRIGSCQTPVEVMACASEFLPEFVVNALLYPGAVKRALMKGAAVPSPDQLLHPYKFKKGKKTDLRQLEVIVGSYLCVAGAFVGLLRRGRMSYLGLTLILRGIAREMFFGGKHATKAPCLFPQMIITMVIAFFSMRRDVRKLLKCCIPDCVAKRLKNRSKAKYS
- the LOC131006541 gene encoding histone H4, which translates into the protein MSGRGKGGKGLGKGGAKRHRKVLRDNIQGITKPAIRRLARRGGVKRISGLIYEETRGVLKIFLENVIRDAVTYTEHARRKTVTAMDVVYALKRQGRTLYGFGG